Within Mycobacterium botniense, the genomic segment CGCACTTCGAAATCATGTGGTTCACAGCCGATTCGACGGGAGACCGCTTTGGCGATCACCGTGACAGTGCGGAGGTACTCGTCGTGCATGGCGGCTTTGAGTTCGGGTATCGAGAAGATCAGTCGTTGCCGGGTCTTCTCGAATTCCCGCTGACCCTCGGACATGGCCACAGTGGTCTCACAGGCCCTGTGCAGCGCCCGGGTCAGTGAGAGGTCGGGTGGCTGCATGACGTGATTGTCTCGCAGTGCCTGCGGGCGGCCCGTATCCGCCGCCACCGGGGGTCTGGATCTCCAGAATGTCTCCGGGGTAGACCTCGACCGAATCGCAGCCCGCGAGTTGGAGCACGGTGCCGTCGGCGCGGCGCACCAGGTTGCGGCCCAGCGCGCCGGGCGCGCCTCCGGCCATCCCGTAGGGCGGGACGCGGCGGTGCTGTGAGAGTGTGCTGACCGTCATCTGCTCGCGGAATTGCAGCCGCCGCACCGCACCGTCCCCACCGCGCCAGCGTCCGTCACCGCCGCTGCCGCGGCGGATTGCGAAACTGTCCACCAGCACCGGGTAACGCCACTCCAGCACCTCAGGGTCGGTCAGTCGGGAGTTGGTCATGTGGGTCTGCACCACGGCTGTGCCGTCATATCCCGGTCCCGCACCGGATCCGGAGGCGACGGTCTCGTAGTACTGGTGGCGATCGGTGCCGAACGTCACGTTGTTCATCGTCCCCGATCCCTCGGCCTGCACCCCCAGGGCGGCGAAGAGGGCACTGGTGATGGATTGCGACGTTTCGACATTGCCGGCGGCAACCGCGGCCGGGTAGACCGGCGCGAGCATGCACCCGGCGGGGATGAGCACCCGCAGGGGTTTCAGACAGCCCGCGTTGAGCGGGATGTCGTCGTCGACTAGGGTGCGGAACACATACAGCACCGCGGCCGTCACCACCGATGACGGCGCGTTGAAGTTGGTGCTCAGCTGCGGTGATGTACCAGTGAAATCGATAGTGGCCGAACGCTGTTGCCGATGCACCGTGACACGGACGTGGATGACCGCGCCGCTGTCCATTTCGTAGGTGCACTCTCCGCCGCCGAGCGTATCGATCACCCGCCGCACCGCTTCCTCGGCGTTGTCCTGAACGTGGCGCATGTAGGCTTGCACCACATCCAGCCCGAAGTGCTCGATCATGGCGCGGACTTCTGCCACGCCCTTCTCGGTGGCGGCGATCTGGGCGCGCAAGTCCGCCAGGTTGGTCGCCGGGTCACGTGAGGGATAGGGCGCGCGGGTGAGCAGCTCGCGGGTTTCGGCCTCGCGGAAACGCCCGTGCTCGACCAGCAGCCAGTTGTCCAGCAGCACCCCCTCCTCGTGCACCTGCCGGCTGTGCGGCGGCATGGATCCCGGGCTCATCCCGCCGATCTCGGCGTGGTGGCCCCGGGCGGCGACGAAGAACAGCGGCCGGTCGGCGTCGCCGAACACCGGTGTGACGACCGTGATGTCGGGCAGATGGGTGCCGCCGTGGTAGGGGTCGTTGATGGCGAAGACATCGCCGGGCTTCATCCGGGTATTGCGGGCGATGATCTCGTGCACGGCCGCGCCCATCGAACCCAAATGCACCGGGATGTGCGGGGCGTTGGCGACCAGATTTCCGTCCGGGTCGAACAGCGCGCAGGAAAAGTCAAGTCGTTCCTTGATGTTCACCGACTGCGCGGTGGCCTCCAGGCGCACCCCCATCTGCTCGGCGATCGACATAAACAGGTTGTTGAAGATCTCCAGCATCACCGGATCGGCCTCGGTGCCGGCCCCGCTCGTGCCGATGCGTGCGCGCACCCGCTCCAACACCAGATGGCCCAGCGGGGTCACCTCAGCCGACCAGCCATCCTCGACGACGGTGGTCGCGTTGGCCTCGGCGATGATCGCCGGCCCGGTGACCGTCGCACCGACGTGCAACCGCTCTCGCCGGAACAGTGGCACCCGCCGCCAGGCCCCCCGGGTGTACATGCGGACGCTATCCACCGGCCCCCGCAGTGGTCCGTCCCGGCCGGGCGTCCGCTGCGCGCCGGCCAGGTCGGGCTGCTCGGTGAGGCCCACAGTCTCCACCGAGACGGCCTCCACGATGAGGGGACGGTCCATCAGGAACGAATAGCTGCGTCGGTAATTCGCCTCGAATTCGGCGACCATCGTCTGCATATCGGCAAGGCCCACCTGAACGGCAGTGTCGGTGCCGTCGTACCGCAGGTGCACCCGCCGGGTCACCCGGATGCGTTCGGCGGGCACATCCTCGTCGCGCAGCCGGGCGCGGGTCGCCTCCTCCAGCGCGTCGGCCACCTCACCCAGCCGCTGCATTGCCTCTGGGGCAAGCACGCATTCAACCGACTGCTCGCGCATCGCGGTGATATCGGCGAGCCCGATGCCCAGCGCCGAGAGCACCCCGGCCAGCGGCGGCAGGAGAACGGTGCGGATGCCCAGCGAATCGGCCACCGCGCAGGCATGCTGGCCACCGGCGCCGCCGAACGTGGTCAGCACGTACGCGGTAGCGTCGCGGCCTTTCTGCACGGTGATGCGCTTGATCGCATTGGCCATGTTGGCGACCGCGATGCGCAGAAAACCCTCCGCAACCTGCTCGGGAGTTCGGTCGTCGCCGGTCGCGGCCGCGATCTCGCGGGCCAACTCGGCGAAACGGTCCCGGACGAGCGCGGCGTCAAGTGGCTGGTCACCGTCGGGACCGAACACCGCGGGGAAGTACTGCGGCTGGATGCGCCCGAGCATGACGTTAGCGTCGGTGATCGTCAGCGGACCGCCGCCCCGGTAGCAGGCCGGACCCGGATCGGCGCCGGCCGAGTCAGGGCCCACCCGGTACCGGCTGCCGTCGAAGTGCAAGATTGAGCCGCCGCCGGCGGCGACGGTGTGGATGTCAAGCATTGGGGCGCGCAGCCGCACCCCGGCGACCTGGGTGTTGAACACCCGCTCGTACTCGCCGGCGTAGTGCGACACGTCGGTGGAGGTGCCGCCCATATCGAAGCCGATGACATGGTCAAAGCCCGCCAGCGCGGACGTGCGGACCATTCCGACGATACCGCCGGCCGGGCCGGACAGGATCGCGTCCTTACCGCGGAAGTGACCAGCCTCGGCCAGCCCGCCGTTGGACTGCATGAACATCAGCCGCACGCCGGGCAGCTGAGACGTCACCTGGTCGATGTAGCGGGACAGGATCGGCGAGAGGTACGCGTCGACGACGGTGGTGTCACCCCGGGACACCAGTTTCATCAGTGGGCTGACGTCGGATGACAGCGAGATCTGCGGGAAGCCGATCTGCTCGGCGATCTTGCCAATGGCCTGCTCGTGAGCCGGATGCAGGTAGCTGTGCAGGCAGACCACCGCCACCGCACGGATCCCGTCGTCATACGCCGCCTGCAACTGGGTGGCTAGCCGGCCCAGGTCCGGCGGCCGCAGCACCGTGCCATCGGCGGTGATCCGCTCGTCGACCTCGACCACCCGCTCGTATAAAAGATCCGGCAGGATGATGCGGCGGCTGAAGATATGCGGACGGTTCTGGTAGCCGATGCGCAGTGCATCCCCGAATCCGCGGGTGATGACGAGCAGCGTGCGCGCGCCTTTTCGCTCCAGCAGCGCGTTGGTTGCCACCGTGGTGCCCATGCGGACCGCGTCGATGCGCTCGACCGGGATTGGTTGGTCCGCGGCGAGGCCAAGGAGCGCGCGGATGCCGGCCACCGCGGCATCGGCGTAGCGGGATGGATTGTCCGACAACAGCTTGAGCGTCACCAGCTGCCCGTCGGGGCGGCGTGCGACGATATCGGTGAACGTGCCGCCGCGGTCGATCCACAATTGCCACTTACCGGTCACTGGCTCAGGCATCGTCACCGGGTCCCACGCGTGGGCCATGGGCTGTAATCGGCGATCAGCGTTTCCTGCGGTGGGCGCTGGTCGGGCGGCACATGCTGCAGGTTGACGCGGATCCGATACCAGATCGAACTCGGTCCGCGCATGCTGTCGACGAGAACATCGGCCGGCTGTAGTCGGGCGGCCACCGCCGGATAGCGCTCGCGCCAGGTTTCCAGTGCGGCCATCGCCGCATCCTTGGTTTTGGTGCGGGCGATCTCGATCAGCGGCTTCGTCGAAACCCGCCGCCGGGCGCCGCCTTTCCCGGATTTCGGCGGCTTCTCGGCGGGGCCCAGCTCCTCGGCCAGCGCCAGCAGTCGCTCGAGATCACCGCGGGCATCGTCCATGCCGACCCACGGATCGCCGCTCGCGGCGAACCGCTCGGGCACGGTCGCCAGTGTGAACGCCTCCGGGCGGCAGCCGATCACCTCGTCCCAGCGCAGGGGAGTGGACACCCGGGCATCCGGGGTGGCGCGCACCGAATACGCCGAGGCGACGGTGCGGTCGAAGGCGTTCTGGTTGAAATCGACGAATACCCCGTGGCGCTCTTCCTTCCACCAGCGGCTGGTCGCCAGATCGGGTATGCGCCGTTCGACTTCGCGGGCCACCGCCTGAGCAGCCAGCCGCACCTGGCGAAACGGCCAGCGCGCGGTGATGCGGGCATACACGTGAAAACCGCGAGACCCCGATGTCTTGGGCCATCCGGTCAGCCCATGGTCGGCCAGCACGTCACGGGTCACCAGCGCAACCTCGATGATCTGCGGCCAGTCCACCCCGGGCATCGGATCCAGGTCGACCCGCAGCTCGTCGGGATGCTCGAGGTCGTCGGCGCGCACCGGGTGCGGGTTGAGGTCGATGCAACCGAGGTTGATCGCCCAGACCAGCCCGGCCGTGTCGCGGATGACGGCCTCCTTGGCCGAGGCGCCCGAAGCGTAGCGCAGTTCGGCCACCTCCACCCAGTCCGGCCGCGTGGCGGGCGCGCGTTTCTGGAAGATGGCCTCCTGATTGATTCCCCGCGTGAACCGTCTCAGGATCATCGGGCGTCCCGCCACGCCGCGCAGCGCACCGCCGGAGACACTCAGGTAATAGCGGATCAGGTCGAGCTTGGTGTAACCGGCCGCGCCGTTACCGGCCGGAAAGATGACCTTGTCCGGGTGAGTGATCGCGACCCGGCGCCCGTCCACCTCCAATGACAGCGGGCCGGCCATGCGGTTCATGCTAATTTCCCCGCCGGACTGCGATCGTTGTCACATATTGTGAGGTCATGCCCAAGCTCACTGACGCGCCCCGGCAGACTCCCGCCACAGTCAAAGCCAAGCTCCGGCAGTACGCGGAACGTGGTGCGGCCGAACTGCATTACTTACGCAAGATCATCGAATCCGGCGCACTACCGCTGCGCGCGCCGCAGTATTACGCCGCGATGGTGGCGGATGCGCTGCGGTGGGGCGAGATCGGAATGATGCCCGCGCTCAATGCCCGGCGCGCGCCGAACCGCGCGGCGATCATCGACGACGAGGGTCCGTTGACGTTCCAGCAGCTTGACGAGGCCGCCAATGCGGTGGCTCACGGGCTGCTGGCCAAGGGCGTACGTGGCGGCGACGGCGTGGCAATCCTGGCCCGCAACCATCGCTGGTTTCTGATCGCCAACTACGGCTGCGCCCGCGTCGGCGCGCGCATCATCTTGCTCAACAGCGAGTTCTCCGGCCCCCAGATCAACGAGGTCGCCCAGCGCGAGGGTGCCAAGCTGATCATCTACGACGACGAGTACACCCGGGCCGTCAGCGCGGCGGATCCGCCGCTGGGCAAGCTGCGGGCCCTGGGTGTCAACCCGGACGCTGACCAGCCGTCCGGCAGCACCGACGAGACCCTGGCTGATCTGGTGGCCCGCCACAGCACCTCACCGGCACCCAAGGCGACCAAGCATGCGTCGATCATCATCTTGACCAGCGGAACCACCGGAGCTCCGAAAGGCGCGAACCGCAGCACTCCGCCGACCCTGGCACCAGTCGGCGGCATTTTGGCGCACGTGCCGTTCAAGGCCGGCGAGGTGACGGTGTTGCCGGCGCCCATGTTTCACGCGCTGGGTTATCTGCACGCCACTATCGCGATGTTTCTGGGTTCCACCCTGGTGCTGCGGCGCCGGTTCGCACCGGCCACCGTGCTCGCCGATATCGAGAAGTACAAGGCGACGGCCGTGGTCGTGGTCCCGGTCATGCTCTCGCGCATGCTCGACACCCTGGAAAAGTTGGAAACCAAGCCCGACCTGTCGAGCCTGCGCATCGTGTTCGCCTCCGGCTCAGCACTGGGCGCCGATCTGGCCACCCGTGCGCTCGAAGACCTCGGGCCGGTGGTGTACAACATGTACGGCTCGACCGAGGTCTCGTTTGCCACCATTGCCGGACCGAAAGACCTGGAGCGCAACCCGTCGACCGCCGGACCGGTAGTTGCCGGCGTCAAGGTCAAGATTTTCGACGACAACGGCAAGGAGGTGCCGCAGGGGCAGGTGGGGCGGATCTTCGTCGGTACCACCTTCCCGTTCGCCGGATACACCGGTGGTGGCGGCAAGCAGATCATCGACGGGCTGCTGTCTTCCGGTGACGTCGGCTACTTCGACGAGCATGGCTTGCTCTATATCAGTGGTCGTGACGACGAGATGATCGTCTCCGGCGGTGAGAATGTTTTCCCCGCCGAGGTTGAAGACCTCATCAGCGGGCACCCCGACGTGGTGGAGGCGACCGCGGTCGGTGTCGAGGACAAGGAGTGGGGGCAGCGGCTGCGCGCATTCGTCGTCAAAAAGCCCGGCTCAGCTTTGAGCGAAGACGACGTCAAGCGGTACGTGCGCGAGCACCTGGCGCGTTACAAGGTGCCCCGCGACGTGGTCTTCCTCGACGAGCTGCCGCGCAACCCGACCGGCAAGATCCTCAAACGCGAGCTGCGCAACCTGGCAGTGGAGTAGCAGCGGCCACACCCAGGTCCGATCACGCCCCGGGTCGCGACTTGGTCGCAACAGCAGCTGCCACTGCTTTTTCGCGGCGCTCAGCTGTGCGGTTTAGCCATCGAATCCTGTTGTACCGTCGAGCTGTTCGCGCAAGATATCCAGCTGACCCGTGTGGCGGGCGGTCTCTTCGATCATGTGCACGTAGATCCAGCGCAGCGACACCCGGCCAAGGCGAACGTGCGGAACCTGGTGATCTAGTGAATACCGTGCCGCGATACGCCGTGACTCCTCGCACTGGGCCCGGTATTCCCCGATCAGGGTGGCCAGTGACTCCTCGGGGAAAAACTCGAATTCCCAAGAGCGCTTGTGGGTGCGGCGGTTGTCGTTGGTTCGTTCTTGCAGCAGCTGACTGAACCAGCCGTATTCCACCCAGCGCAGGTGCTTGACCAGCCCGCCGACCGTCGTGGCCGACGTGACCAGGCGGCGGCGGGCTTCGGCATCGGACAGACCGGTCACCTTGCGTAACACGATGTCGCGGTAGTCGTCCAGAAACGCCTCCAGCGTTTCGCGCTCACCGACGGGTCTTTGTTCGCGTCGGCGGGGGCGCGGCGGGACTTCGGACACCCCGGCGAGGCTAACATCGCCCCGCGCCGTGTGCACATCAGGGTAGCCGTCGACGAAAATCTAAGCTCAGCAGACGATTTCGACGGAAGCGCTGATGCCCGCAGAGCCGCTACGGATCGCGGGGCAGGCCCAACAGCCGTTCGGCGATGATGTTGAGCTGCACCTCCGACGTACCACCGTAAATGGTGGTGGCACGGCTGGCCAGCAGGTAGTCATTCCACTTCCCGGGCAGCTGCTCGGGGTCGCCGATCGCGGCTTCGGTGCCGAACGTGGATACCGCGAACTCCGCGTAACCCTGCGTGGTGCGCATCGACAACAGCTTGGAGATTGCCGCCGAAGGCATAGCGTCCCCGCCGGTCAGCGTCAGCAGAGTGGAGCGGAGGTTCAGCAACTTGACGGCGTGACCCTCGGCGATCAGCTGCCCGGCCCGGTTCTGCGCGATCTGGTCGAACTGACCGTCGCGCATGAACTGTACGAGTTCATCGAGGGTGGCCAAAAACGGTGCTTCGCTGCTGCCTATCGACACCCGTTCGGCGGTCAACGTGTTGCGGCTGACCTCCCAGCCCCGGTTCACCTCGCCGAGCACACAGTCGTCGGGCACGAACACGTCGTCAAGGAACACGGTGTTGAACATCTCCCCACCGGTGAGCTCACGCAACGGCTTCACCTGCACGCCTTCGCTTTTCATATCCACCAGGAAATAGGTGATGCCGTTGTGTTTCGGCGCCGACGGGTCGGTGCGGGCCAACAGCGCACCCCAGTCTGAGAACTGTGCGGCGGTTGTCCAGATCTTTTGCCCGGTGATGCGCCAGCCGCCGTCGACCCGGGTGGCCTTTGTGGTCAGCCCGGCCAAATCCGACCCGGCACCGGGTTCGGAAAACAGTTGGCACCACAAGATCTCGCCCCGGAAGGTCGGCGGCAGAAACCGCTGCTTCTGTTCTTCGGTGCCGAACGCCACGATCGAGGGGACGATCCACGACGCGATCCCCATCTGTGGGCGTTTGACCCGCCCCGCGGTGAACTCCTGGGCGATGATGATCTGCTCCACCGGGCTCGCCGCCCGCCCCCACGGCCGGGGCAGATATGGCAGCACCCACCCGCCCTCGGCGATGGCGACGGTGCGCTTTTCTCGGGGCATCGTCTTGAGTGCGGCGACCTCGGCGCGGATCTCGGCGCGCAGCTTCTCAGTTTCGGGATCCAAGTCGATGTCGACCTTGCGCATACCCGCGGTTGTCGCGGTGTCCAGCACTCGCTGCGGATGGTCCACGTGACGGCCGAATGAGGAGGCCAGCATCAACGCCCGCCGGTAGTACACGTTCGTGTCGTGTTCCCAGGTGAAACCGATGCCGCCGTGCACCTGGATGCAATCCTGAGCGCAGCGCTGGGCAGCCGCCGGCGCCAGCGTGGCCGCCACGGCGGCAGCGAACTCTGCGGCGCAGCCAGTGGTGTCCCACCCGTTTTGGCGGGCTTCGTCGATCGCGCGGGCGGCGTCCCATACCGCGGCGGTAGCCCGCTCGGTGTCGGCGACCATCTCCGCGCATCGGTGCTTGACGGCCTGGAACTGCCCGATGGGGCGGCCGAACTGCTCGCGGATCTTCGCGTAGGCCGACGCGGTGTCGGTAGCCCAACGCGCCACGCCGACGGCCTCCGCGGACAGCAGCGTCGAGATCAGCGCATAGGCGGCGGGTGCGCTCAGGTTGCTCAACACCGAGTCCGCGCCGACCTCGACGGCGTTGGCCCGCACATGCGCAATCGGCCGGAGCGGATCAACGCTTTTGACCGGTTCAATTTCTAGCTGATCGGCGCGCAGCATGACCCATTCTTCGCCGCTGTCGATTGCCGCCGGCAGCACCAGCAGCGAGGCTTGTGCCGCGGCGGGAACCGCCCGGATCTCGCCGCGGATCACCAGCGCGTCGCCGTGCCGGGTGGCGGTCAGCCCGCCGGCATCGAGCGCGTAACAGGCGATGAGCGCACCGGACGCCAGTTCGGCGAGCACCCCGGCGTCGGGGTCGTGCGCGGAGATCAGCGCGCTGGCGATCGCCGACGGCACGAATGGGCCGGGCACCGCGCCGTAGCCGAATTCAGCCAGCACGACCGCCAATTCCAGAATGCCGAACCCCTGGCCGCCGACGGATTCGGCCAGGTGCACACCGTGCAGTCCCTGGTCGGCGGCCGCCTGCCAGTACGGCGGGGGGTTGTCGATGGGGGTTTCCATCGCCGCGTGCAGCACGTCCGACGGGGCGACCCGCGCTACCAGGGAGCGCACCGAGTCGGCCAGTTCTTGATGCTCAGGGGTTATCGCGATCGGCATTGGTCGCCTTTCCTCGGGCAGTTTCGGCCAGTGCTTAATCTAATAACCGGTCGGTTGGTTGACTACATGGGCCAGCCGTTCGCCGTCGCGCAGCCTGCGGCAGTTGGCGATCGCCTCGGTCAGGTAGCGGCGCATGGTGTCGACGGTGTACCAGGTGACGTGCGGGGTCAGCACGACGTTGTCCAGGCCCAGCAGCGGGTTGTCCGCCGCAACCGGTTCCACGGCGTACACGTCGAGCCCGGCAGCGGCCAGCCGACCGGCGCGCAGCGCGTCGACCAGAGCGTCTTCGTCGACGATCGCGCCGCGCGAGGTGTTGACCAGCACGGCGGTGGGTTTCATCGCGGTCAGCTCAGCGGGGCCGAGCAGACCGCGGGTGGCGGGGGTGAGCGGCACGTGCAAGGACACAATGTCGCTGGCCGCCAGCAGTCGCGGTAACGGCCGCCAGCGTGGCAGCCCGTCGTCACGGGTGCTGGTGTGCACGACGTCAGCACCCATCGCGGTGACGATGGCCTCTACCCGCCGCGCAATATTCCCGTAGCCGACCAGCCCGACCGTGCAACCGCCGATCTCACGCACGATGTCGCCCAGCTGCGGATCCGCCGGCCAGCCACGACCGGTGCGGGTAGCGTGGTCCAGCGCCGGCAGCCGGCGTAGCGCGGCCAACATTAACATCACCGTGCCTTCGGCCACCGACGGCGCGTTAGCGCCGGGCATATTGGCCACTGCGACACCGCGCGCAGCCGCGGCTTCGATATCGATTGTGTTGACTCCCGTCCCGAACTTGTGCACCAGCCGCAGTTTCGGTGCCCGCCGCAGGTCTGCGGCCGAGAGTGGTCTCAACACATGCCAGATCACCTCAGCATCGGGCAGCTCACGGTAGAAGGTGGTGTCATCGTTGTCAGCGCACCACCGAATGTCAAGCCAATCAGCTTCGGGTGCAACGAGATCACGGACCGTGGAGCCGGGAACGAAATGAGCGAGAACCCTCAGCGCCACCGTTTGCTGATCCACTTGGCGATGATGTCGGCCTGCTCGCTGCGCGCCCCCGGGGTGGTGAAGTAGTGGTCGGTGTCGATGGTGACAAGGGTTTTATCGCTACTGGCCAGGGCTTGGTAGATGCGTTGCGCATCGGAGGGGAAGACTCCGGTGTCGGCTTCGGCGTTGATGACCAACGCCGGACAGCTGATGCGTGCCAGATGCGGTTCAGCCCGGGTTTGCGCGGTGCGCAGGCTCCACATGCCCAGCCAGTTGCGCAGCGTGCAGGCCGCGGCGATCCCGTGCGCGGAGCGGTTGGCTTTGGCCGGGACGCCGGCATAACACATGTTGGGCTGGCGTTTGGTCGGCTCAATACTGGGATCGACCATGCGCGGGTCGGCCCACGTTCTCATCACTGTGAACGGGCGGTCGGAAAACCCCGCCGCTCGGACGCGTTTCAGTTCGGTTTCGGCCCAATCGGTGATGGCGTGGTTGCGGGCGACCTGCGCTGACCGGTAACGAGTGAGAAAGTCGTGCGAGTAGGGCGGCCCGTTATGCTCGTTAAACAGGTCCAGATCGGGATCGGTTGCGACCGGGTCATTTTCGTCGACGACAGCGGCATCCATCCAGGCGGTCAGCACGTCTGGGCGTCCGGGATGAGCAGCGCTGGCTACGTAGCCGTCGGCGGGTGGCAGCTCGGTCAGTCCGGCAGCGGGACGCATACCGGCGACCGGTGTCACGTTCGGCTCGACCGCTTGCGACTGGTAGGCTGCCATCAACGAGCCGCCTCCGGAATTACCCAGCAGCACAACAGTTTCCACGCTCTGAACTTCACGAAGCCAGCGTACGCCCACGCCGATGTCCACCAGTGCGTGGTCGAGCAAGAAGCTGCTTTCGAACCCGCGGAAGCGCGTGTTCCAGCCTAAAAATCCGATGCCGCGGGTGGCCATGTAATCGGCGAGGTAGTGCTCGGAGAAATCGATCTGGTAGTGCGTGGCAATCATCGCCACCTTCGGCTTGCGTCCCAGGCCACGGTGGTAGAGCCCCTGGCAAGGATGACCGCCGGCGCCGGCACGTCGCGCGGTCGGCGATGGCAGCCCGACGAACTCACGGATAACTCCGAGCGCGCCGCCGCTTACGCGAGTCATTACAGCCGTCCTCCTTGGAGTAGATCGCTCGGAAAAAGATACTGGCCGCGGGCTTGATGCAGGGACGTATTCGCTAATTCAGCGGTTAGTGTCCGCAAGCCGGTGCCACACAGTTTCGCGGTAGTGATCGCATCGCCTCTGGGCCAGCAGCGGGTATCCTGCGGCGCACATGCCTTCATCCCGGGCGTGTTCAGTGTATCGACGCGCCCTGGGTTTCGCTGCGCC encodes:
- a CDS encoding alpha/beta hydrolase, whose product is MTRVSGGALGVIREFVGLPSPTARRAGAGGHPCQGLYHRGLGRKPKVAMIATHYQIDFSEHYLADYMATRGIGFLGWNTRFRGFESSFLLDHALVDIGVGVRWLREVQSVETVVLLGNSGGGSLMAAYQSQAVEPNVTPVAGMRPAAGLTELPPADGYVASAAHPGRPDVLTAWMDAAVVDENDPVATDPDLDLFNEHNGPPYSHDFLTRYRSAQVARNHAITDWAETELKRVRAAGFSDRPFTVMRTWADPRMVDPSIEPTKRQPNMCYAGVPAKANRSAHGIAAACTLRNWLGMWSLRTAQTRAEPHLARISCPALVINAEADTGVFPSDAQRIYQALASSDKTLVTIDTDHYFTTPGARSEQADIIAKWISKRWR